Sequence from the Acidobacteriota bacterium genome:
GGGACAAGGACAGCCTGGAGCTCAACCTGGAAGCGGGCGGGGACGAGGAAGAGGTCTCCATCGACCAGCTGCAGCGCTCGAGCGAAGACGCCCCCATCATCAAGCTGGTGAACCTGATCCTGTCGGAATCGCTCAAGCGGGGGGCCAGCGACATCCATATCGAGCCCTACGAAAGGGATTTCCGGGTGCGCTTCCGGATCGACGGCATCCTCTACAACATGATGAGCCCGCCGCTGAAGCTGAGGGACGCCATCACTTCGCGCGTGAAGATCATGGCGAAGATGGACATTTCCGAAAAACGGCTCCCCCAGGACGGCCGGATCAAGATCCGGACCTCGTCGGGCGGCAGGAAAAAGGAGATCGATTACCGCGTCTCCTCCCTCCCGACCCTGTTCGGCGAAAAGATCGTGCTCCGGATCCTCGACAAGGACGTGCTGCCGCTCGACATGAGCATGCTGGGGTTCGAGCAGAGTTCGCTCCGGAAGATCGAGGCCGCCATCGCCAAGCCTTACGGGATGGTGCTGGTCACCGGCCCCACCGGCAGCGGCAAGACCTCCACCCTGTACGCGTCGCTCAACCGGTTGAACACCCCCGAAACCAACATCATGACGGCCGAGGACCCCGTCGAGTACAACTTCCGGGGGATCAACCAGGTCCAGATCAAGGAACAGATCGGGCTGACCTTCGCAGCCGCCCTCCGCTCCTTCCTCCGGCAGGACCCGAACATCATCCTGGTCGGGGAGATCCGCGATTTCGAGACCACCGAAATCGCCATCAAGGCGGCGCTCACGGGCCACCTGGTGCTGTCGAGCATCCACACCAACGACGCCCCGTCGACCATCTCCCGGCTGCTCAACATGGGGATCGAGCCCTTCCTGGTGGCGACATCGGTGCACCTGATCTGCGCCCAGCGCCTGATCCGCAAGATCTGCCCGGAGTGCAAAGCGGAGGTCAAGACCCCCGTCCCGGCCCTCGTCAAGGCCGGGTTTTCGGCCGAAGAGGCCGAGACGCTGCGCACCTTCAAGGGGGAGGGGTGCAAGACCTGCAACGACACCGGCTACAAGGGCCGGGTCGGCATGTACGAAGTGATGGAAATCAGCGAAGCGATCCAGGAGCTGATCCTCATCGGGGCCTCGGCCCGGGAGATCCGCCAGAAGGCGGTGGAGGAGGGGATGCTCACGTTGCGCCAGAGCGGCCTTGAGAAGATCCGCGCCGGGATGACGACGCTCGACGAAGTGCTGCGGGAGACCGTGGAGGTCTAGCGGGCGCACAACGACATTGCGAGGAGTGAAACGATGGCCACCTTGCCCGAACTGCTACAGAAAACGCTCCAGTCCGGGGCTTCCGACCTTCACCTGACCACGGGGGTGCCCCCCCAGATCCGCGTGGACGGCCGGCTGCGGCCGGTCAACGACGAGATCCTGGCCGCCGCCGACACCAAGCGGCTGGCCTACAGCGTCATGACCGACGGGCAGAAGCACCAGTTCGAGGAAAAGTGGGAAATCGACTTCTCCTTCGGCATCAAGGATCTGTGCCGGTTCCGCGCCAACGTCTTCAACCAGCGGGGGGCGGTCGCCGCGGTGTTCCGCATCATCCCGTTCGAGGTCAAGGGGTTCCAGAGCCTCAACCTCCCCCCCGTGGTGGAGAAGCTGTGCGACAAGCCGCGCGGGCTGATCCTGGTTACGGGGCCCACCGGGAGCGGGAAATCGACCACGCTGGCGGCCATGATCGACAAGATCAACTGCGAGCGGAACGAGCACATCCTGACGATCGAGGACCCGATCGAGTTCCTCCACTCCCACAAGAGCTGCATCGTCAACCAGCGGGAGGTCAGCGCCGACACCCACTCCTTTTCCGACGCGCTCCGGGTGGCGCTGCGCGAGGACCCCGACGTGGTGCTGATCGGCGAAATGCGCGACCTGGAAACGGTGGAGGCCGCGCTGCGCATCGCCGAGACCGGACACCTGACCCTGGCCACGCTCCATACCAACAGCGCCGCCAGCACCATCAACCGGATCGTCGACATCTTCCCCTCCGGGCAGCAGCCGCAGATCCGGGCCCAGCTGAGCCTGGTCCTGGAGGGGATCCTCTGCCAGGCGCTGATCCCGCGGGCGAGCGGCTCGGGGCGCGCCATGGCCATGGAGATCCTGGTGCCGACCACGGGGATCCGGAACCTGATCCGCGAGGACAAGATCCACCAGGTCTACAGCTCCATGCAGACGGGTCAGGACAAGTACGGCATGCAGACGTTCAACCAGTCGCTGTCGCACCTGGTCCTGACCAAGCAGATCAGCAGGGAAGACGCCCTCAACAAATCGTCGAACGCCGAAGAACTCCAGGACCTCATCCAGCGCGGGGTCGGGCTCAACCTGCAGGCCTCGGCCCACCGTCTGCAGCCGGCCGCGGCCGGAATGCGTCCATGATTCTGAAAGGATAAGCCATGCCAACCTATGCATACCGCGGGCGAAACCTCCGAACCAACGAAAGCGTCCTGGGAGAACGTTTCGCCACCAGTCCCCAGGCCCTGGCCGGGCTGCTGCGGCGCGAACAGATCGCCCCGGCCTCCATCCGCGAGAAGAAGGCTTCGGGGCTCGATTTCTCCTTCAAGAAGAAGGTGTCGCAGAAGGAGGTCGCGATCTTCACCCGCCAGTTTTCGGTCATGCTGGGAGCCGGGCTCCCGCTGATCCAGGCCCTCGACGCCATCGGGAGCCAGCACCCGAACAAGGAGTTCAAGGCGGTGCTCGAGCAGATCAAGGGGGACGTGGAGTCGGGGACCACCCTTTCGGTCGCCATGGCGCGCCACCCCAAGGTGTTCGACAATCTCTACACCAACATGATCGCCGCGGGCGAATCGGGCGGCATCCTGGAAACGATCCTGCAGCGGTTGAGCGTCTTCATCGAAAAAATCGTCAAGCTGAAGGGGGCGCTCAAGTCGGCCCTCATCTACCCGGCTACCATCCTGACCATCGCCGTCGGGGTGGTGGCCGTCATCCTCTGGAAGGTGGTGCCGGTGTTCCGCACCCTCTACGAGGGGTTCAACGTCGACCTGCCGCTGTTGACGCGCGTCGTGATCGCCCTGTCGGAGATCGTGGAACGGTTCATGATCCCCATCGTCATCCTCGCCGCCCTGGCGGCCTTCGGCTTCAGGAGCTATTACAAGACCGACAAGGGACGGCACGTGGTGGACAAGGCCATCCTGAAGATCCCGGTGATCGGGGAGGTGATCCGCAAGATCGGGATCGCCCGCTTCACCCGCACCCTGGCCACCCTGCTCTCGAGCGGCGTCCCGATCCTCGAGGGCCTCGAAGTCACGGCCAAGACCGCCGGGAACGCCATCCTCGAGGACGTCATCCTCGAGGTGCGCCAGCGGATCGAGGCGGGCGGGAACATGGCCGACCCGATGCGCCAGTCCAATTTCTTCCCCCCCATGGTGACGCAGATGGTGAGCGTGGGGGAATCGACGGGCGAAATCGACTCCATGCTCACCAAGGTGGCCGACTACTACGAAGAAGAAGTCGACACCGTGATGGCCAACCTGATGACGATCCTGGAGCCGATCCTGATGGTGTTCCTCGGCGTCGTCGTCGGCGGCATCGTCATCGCCATGTACCTCCCCCTCTTCAAGCTGATCCAGGTGCTGTCGGGAGGCTAAGCGCACCCGGTGCCGGGGGGCGGCCCGCCGCCCCCCGCGATCCCCCCCTCCCCCCCCATCCCGCTGTTTACTCCTTCCCCAAAAGTGTTTATCCTCCCAGGTATGAAACCTCAGGATCTCCACCGGCGCCTGCTCGAGCTCATCGTCCTGCGCGTCATCGTGCTCCTGGTCTGGCTCAACATCGCCCAGCGGCTGGGGCTGCTGCCCGACCAGTTCCTTTCCCTCCCCTTCCTCCCCTTTTTCCATTTCCTGGCGCTCGGCCTGTCGCTCCTCTATCTCGTCGCCTGGTTCGGCCGGCGCTTTCCCCGGGCCCAGCTCCTGCTGCA
This genomic interval carries:
- the pilB gene encoding type IV-A pilus assembly ATPase PilB, yielding MATQIGELLIKESLLTQEQLHLALKHQRENGGRLGSILIQLGFVEDDDITSLLSRKYGVPSINLAYFEIDPSVIKLIPMEVAQKYMVIPLSRVGSTLTVASTDPTNVFALDDIKFMTGFNVEPVVATEASVLEALEKYYGTAHSIELKKVYEAIAQGDKDSLELNLEAGGDEEEVSIDQLQRSSEDAPIIKLVNLILSESLKRGASDIHIEPYERDFRVRFRIDGILYNMMSPPLKLRDAITSRVKIMAKMDISEKRLPQDGRIKIRTSSGGRKKEIDYRVSSLPTLFGEKIVLRILDKDVLPLDMSMLGFEQSSLRKIEAAIAKPYGMVLVTGPTGSGKTSTLYASLNRLNTPETNIMTAEDPVEYNFRGINQVQIKEQIGLTFAAALRSFLRQDPNIILVGEIRDFETTEIAIKAALTGHLVLSSIHTNDAPSTISRLLNMGIEPFLVATSVHLICAQRLIRKICPECKAEVKTPVPALVKAGFSAEEAETLRTFKGEGCKTCNDTGYKGRVGMYEVMEISEAIQELILIGASAREIRQKAVEEGMLTLRQSGLEKIRAGMTTLDEVLRETVEV
- a CDS encoding type IV pilus twitching motility protein PilT produces the protein MATLPELLQKTLQSGASDLHLTTGVPPQIRVDGRLRPVNDEILAAADTKRLAYSVMTDGQKHQFEEKWEIDFSFGIKDLCRFRANVFNQRGAVAAVFRIIPFEVKGFQSLNLPPVVEKLCDKPRGLILVTGPTGSGKSTTLAAMIDKINCERNEHILTIEDPIEFLHSHKSCIVNQREVSADTHSFSDALRVALREDPDVVLIGEMRDLETVEAALRIAETGHLTLATLHTNSAASTINRIVDIFPSGQQPQIRAQLSLVLEGILCQALIPRASGSGRAMAMEILVPTTGIRNLIREDKIHQVYSSMQTGQDKYGMQTFNQSLSHLVLTKQISREDALNKSSNAEELQDLIQRGVGLNLQASAHRLQPAAAGMRP
- a CDS encoding type II secretion system F family protein: MPTYAYRGRNLRTNESVLGERFATSPQALAGLLRREQIAPASIREKKASGLDFSFKKKVSQKEVAIFTRQFSVMLGAGLPLIQALDAIGSQHPNKEFKAVLEQIKGDVESGTTLSVAMARHPKVFDNLYTNMIAAGESGGILETILQRLSVFIEKIVKLKGALKSALIYPATILTIAVGVVAVILWKVVPVFRTLYEGFNVDLPLLTRVVIALSEIVERFMIPIVILAALAAFGFRSYYKTDKGRHVVDKAILKIPVIGEVIRKIGIARFTRTLATLLSSGVPILEGLEVTAKTAGNAILEDVILEVRQRIEAGGNMADPMRQSNFFPPMVTQMVSVGESTGEIDSMLTKVADYYEEEVDTVMANLMTILEPILMVFLGVVVGGIVIAMYLPLFKLIQVLSGG